The Desulfovibrio sp. JC022 genomic sequence CTTTTACCTGAATCGCCGTGCCAGTTTTTTGTCTGCACGGTTAACTTTAAACCCGCCGCCCCTGCCCACAGGGCCGAGGACAACGGAGGAAAGGAAATGGCTAGCGGAAACACCCTTACTAAAGCCAGCGTTGTTGATTACATCTACGAAAAGACTGACCGGAACAGAGCTGAAATCAAGGAACTGGTTGAATCCATCCTCGACATCATGAAACAGGCTGTGAAAAAAGATCACGCCATGTTGATCAGCGGTTTCGGTAAA encodes the following:
- a CDS encoding integration host factor subunit alpha, which codes for MASGNTLTKASVVDYIYEKTDRNRAEIKELVESILDIMKQAVKKDHAMLISGFGKFEAYDKNARKGRNPQTNEAITLPARKVVVFRLSRKFRSELN